The Penaeus chinensis breed Huanghai No. 1 chromosome 36, ASM1920278v2, whole genome shotgun sequence genome includes a region encoding these proteins:
- the LOC125044867 gene encoding U-scoloptoxin(01)-Cw1a-like has protein sequence MKVLALVAVLVGMAAALPGLRLRRDSSPLRFELPSNASLVLGGINTGFDCAELPYGYYADTSNDCALFHVCLPYIDNNVYITRHFSFMCGEGTMFDQERLVCDFPEFALPCSEAAAFRRSNEYFGRSDVNFLE, from the exons ATGAAGGTTCTTGCTCTCG TCGCTGTGTTGGTGGGCATGGCCGCCGCCCTTCCCGGCCTCCGTCTGCGTCGCGACTCGTCTCCTCTGCGCTTCGAGCTGCCCTCCAACGCCTCGCTGGTTCTGGGTGGAATCAACACCGGCTTCGACTGTGCCGAACTCCCCTACGGTTACTACGCCGACACCAGCAACGACTGCGCCCTGTTCCACGTGTGTCTGCCCTACATCGACAACAACGTGTACATCACCCGCCACTTCTCGTTCATGTGCGGCGAGGGCACCATGTTCGACCAGGAACGTCTCGTGTGCGACTTCCCCGAGTTTGCCCTTCCCTGCTCCGAGGCCGCCGCCTTCAGGAGGTCCAACGAGTACTTCGGCCGCTCCGACGTCAACTTCCTGGAGTAG
- the LOC125044866 gene encoding uncharacterized protein LOC125044866, whose amino-acid sequence MVGHGLACAPDKGLTGNMKVLAFVAVFVGVAAALPGLRLRRDSSPLRFELPSNASLVLGGINTGFDCAELPYGYYADTSNDCALFHVCLPYIDNNVYITRHFSFMCGEGTMFDQERLVCAFPEEALPCSEAAAFRKSNEYFGRADVNFLE is encoded by the exons ATGGTGGGTCATGGTCTAGCTTGTGCTCCTGACAAAG GACTGACAGGAAACATGAAAGTTCTTGCTTTTG TTGCTGTATTTGTGGGCGTGGCCGCCGCCCTTCCCGGCCTCCGTCTGCGTCGCGACTCGTCTCCTCTGCGCTTCGAGCTGCCCTCCAACGCCTCACTGGTTCTGGGTGGAATCAACACCGGCTTCGACTGCGCCGAACTCCCCTACGGTTACTACGCCGACACCAGCAACGACTGCGCCCTGTTCCACGTGTGTCTGCCCTACATCGACAACAACGTGTACATCACCCGCCACTTCTCGTTCATGTGCGGCGAGGGCACCATGTTCGACCAGGAACGTCTCGTGTGCGCTTTCCCCGAGGAAGCCCTTCCCTGCTCCGAGGCCGCCGCCTTCAGGAAGTCCAACGAATACTTCGGTCGCGCCGACGTCAACTTCCTGGAGTAG